The Rhizobium sp. ZPR4 DNA segment GGCTGCATCGATCACCTCGGTCTCCAAGGCTGCATGATCATATGCGGCAGAGCCCTCGATGAGCGCGTGAAATGCGCCGCCGGCGGGCACGCCGCGCACAGGCACGGATGGATCGGCCCCGCAAGCTTCGAACACTTCGGGACCAAGGCTGGCTGCATCATAGGTTATCACGCCGGGGCGCAGACCTGTGCCGAGCGCCATTTCCACCATGGGCAGCTGCATGAGGCTGGAGGCGGCCACCGGCACGCCCAGCGCCTCGGCCAGCTTTCGTTGGTGGCGCGCCATGAAGCCGCAAGACGTGATAATCGCGCTGCAGCCCTCCGAGATCAGCTCTCGTCCCGCGGCGACGAAATCGTCGACGAGACCCTCGCCGCCCGCGCGGACGACGAGGGAAACGGATGCACCACGCACCCGGCGGAACCTGACCGGAAAGCGCCATGATGCAGCATTGCCGACATCGCCAGGCGGACGTTCGAACGTCGTATCCAGCATGATGATGCCCAGGGCACCTGAAGAGACGGACATGGTCGTGCCCGTCAGAAGGTCAGGTTTGCAGGCAGCGCAGCCTTGTCGACACCGACGAGCGCGAGGCTATCGACAATCCAGCTTGAGACCTTGCCTTGCCCGCGGCGTTCCGCAAGCCAGGCATCGACATAGTCGCGGAATTCGCCATTCGGGTCGCGGCGTACGCCGATCGTGGTCGGCTGGCTTCCGTGAGGGTCCGGGATGATGAGTTTGACGTTTGGAGCAAGGTGTTTCGTCGTCACGACGGCAAGGAGAGCGACCTGGATGATGGCATCGGCGCGACCCGACTGAAGCGCCAGAATGGTCTCATCGGCAGATTTGAGCGCGACCAGCGTGCAGTTCGGCAGGTTCTTGCGGGCGAAATTGTCCTGCGTCGAGCCGAGGTCGACGGCCACCCGCATCTCCGGCTTGTTCATTTCTTCCCACTTCGTTACCTCCAGATCCTTGCGGGCAACGAGGGTGAAGGTATTGTCCATCAGCGCCTTGGTGAAGTCGACAACCTTGGCGCGCTCCGGACTGTTGCTGAGCCCGAACATGATGTCGATCTTGTTGCTTTGCAGATCGATCACGGAGTTGCCCCAGGTCGTCTCGACCAATTCCAGCTTGACGCCGATATATTGCGCGAGGTCGTGCCCCATGGCGACACAGAAACCTTCCCACTCTCCGGTTGCGAGATTCTTGTGATAATAAGGTTCGGTGCCCGCAAACACGCCGATCCGCAAGGCGCCACGCGCCCGGATCGCTTCGAGTGTCGGACCTTCGGTCGCTGCTAGAAGTGCGGAGGGCGGAAGGAGTGCAGCAGTGCCTGCAAGCAGCATTACCCTTCCGAAGTCACGTCTGTTCATGGTCATATCCCAGTTGATTGTTCGTTCCCTATTGCGCCTTGCGGGCGATCAATGCGTTTTCGCGATTGATTTTGTTGGAAAGCACGACCGAATAGGTCACGCTTTCGATTTCTTCGATCCGCGCAAGCTCTTCGATGAGCGCTTCCAGATCTTCCAAAAAATTGACGTTCACACGGCAGAGAATGTTGGCCGGGCCGCTGATCGCATCGGCGGTCGAGATCTCGGGATACCCACGCAATACCGTAAACAGCCTTCGCGTGGCGCGCAGGGCGGTGGTGATGAAGATATAGGCTGCAACGCTTTGATCAATTTCACGGCGACCCACGATCGCGCGATAGCCAAGGATGACGCCGCGACGTTCCAACCGCTCGATACGTTCCTGGACACTTGAGCGCGCGAGACCGACACGTCGCGCCAATTCACTGGCTGTCACGCGTGCGTTTTCCTCCAGGATGCTGAGCAGATTGCGGTCAATGCTGTCGCCGTAGTCCATGTCGTTCCCACTTTTTTGTGCGGGAAGACTGGGGCTAAACTTTCCCAAAGAAAAGCATTGAAAAATGGGTTCTTCATGACTTTTATTCATGCCGATCAATAGGAGCTTCGTCATGCGCCGTTTTCTGCCATCCTTGAGCGCTCTGCATGCATTCGATGCGTCCGTGCGTCACTTGAGTTTTACCAAGGCTGCCGAGGACATGGGGATCACGCAAAGCGGTATCAGCCGGCAGATAAAAAACCTTGAGGATTTTCTTGGTCTTACCCTGTTCGAACGAGCCGGTCCGAAGCTGATCCTGACGGAGGAGGGCGCGCGCTATTACGATGAGATTTCGCGCCTCCTCGACAAGTTGGAAGATGTCTCCATCGATGCCGTCCGCGGTCGAAAGGCGCAGAGCATGCTGAAGATCGGCTTTCCGCCGACATTGATGCGGCGTTGGGGTGCGGCGATGCTGACCGCCTTTGCAGCCGCGCATCCTCAAACATGGTTCGAGGTCTATCCCTGCCGCCACGATCTCGATTTCGCGGCATCCGAGCTGGATCTGGCATTTCTACGCGGCACGGGCAATTGGAGCGGAGCGCGCAGCCAATTGCTCTTCGACGAGGAGCTGATCGTGGTCGGTGCGCCGAAGCTGGTGCCATCGGGAGGGTTGCCGAATGACGAGGCGCTACTGGAATACCCGCTGATCCAGAATTCCAGCCGCCCGAGCCTGTGGCTGCATTGGCTGCGCGGGGCGGGCGTGCACTATAAAAGCCGCATCTATGGTCCGCGCTTGCCGAACTTCGATATGATCCTCGAATGCGCCCTCAGCGGCATGGGGCTGGCGGTCGTTCCCGAGCTCCATGTGCGCACCGAACTAGCCGCAGGAATTCTGAAGCCCGCTTTAAGCAGGCTCCAGACATCCGGGGAAGGTTTTTATCTCTGTTTCCCGCAGGCACGGATGAACTCGGCCAATGTGCGGATCTTTCGCGATTGGTTCGCGACCGAATTCACGCGCCGGCGGCAATTCCTGCCTCTGGTGTATCCCTTGGATCAAAAATAGGTTTTTTCCACCGGCTTCAGCTCGAGCGGATCTTCTCCTCGCTTCAATAGCCAGGAATAGACCGGCGGTACCCGGTCTGCGATGGATTCGACGTGAATGTCGATAAAGCACGGCCCGTCGTCCTGAGCAAAGGCGGCTGCGAGCGCGCCATCGAGTTGCGAAGCCGTCTTGGCTGTCCATGCCTTGAGACCATAGGCCTCCGCGATTGCCTGACCGCGCGGTGCCAGAAAATCCACGCCAAAGCACTGATTATGGCCTTTGAGCCGATGGAGGCCCTTGATCCAGCCGAATGTCCCGTTGTTGAAGAGGATAAGGATTGCCGGCACCTGCAAACGCACCAGTGTTTCCAATTCGCCGACCGTCATGCCGAACGATCCGTCACCGAAGAGACCGATCGGCCTCTTGGATGGATCGGCCCGCCAAGCTCCGACTGTGGCGGGAAGCGCCGAACCGAGGCCACCAAAGGCACGTGGTATGGCAAAGCGGGTCTCGCGATCATTGATTTTGAGGAAGCGCGTCATGTATGGGGTCGGCGTTCCGGCGTCAGAGTAGATGAGCGCGGGCTTGCCGGAGGATTGGAGAGCCTGATTGAAGGCACGCACGGCGCGCTCGGGCCGCAACGGAACTCGTTCGTCCGAAAGCGCCTCCTCCGCATGCTCCCAAAAGACTTGCCGGCGCCGGTTGAGCTCGCTGACCCAGGCTTCATGCCGGGCAGGTTCGATACTTGCTTTCAGCTCCAGCAACTCCTTGAGGACCAGCAAGGCATCTCCTTGGATGGACAACAGATTCTCGTAGTTGTTTGCCATGATTTCCGGTGAGATATCGATCTGTGCCAGCCGCCGATTGAGGGTGATCCGCGGGAAGGTCCAGCCGATGGTGACGACCGAGCCGATGCGGGAGCCCACGAACAGCGTGAAATCAGAATGTTCAAGCGCCCAGTTCGCATGAGGATGATATCCGTTGTCGCCGATGACGCCGATTGCCAGGCGATGGTCGTCATCGATGGCCCCCTGACCGGTCATCGTCGTGCACATCGGCACGTTGAATTTCTCGGCAAGCCGGGTGATCTCGTCGCCTGCGCGGGCGCGGTTCACCCCACCGCCTGCCACGATCAGCGGCCGCTCGGCCTTGGAAAGGAGCTCCAGCAGCCCTTCGAGTTTCGCGCGCGGCGGCAGCGTTGGATAGGCCGGGAAGGTGCGGCATTCCTCTTCGACATGCAGGGATATCCGGGTCAAGTCTATCTCGGCCAACAGCATGTCCTCGGGAATCTGCAGATGCACGGCGCCAGGTTTGCCAGAGCAGGCGACACGGAAGGCGCGGCGGATGATTTCGGGCAGCTTTTCCGGCGTCTTTACCTGCACGGACAGCTTTGTGACCGGTTCGAACAGTTTCGCGCAATCCAATTCCGTTAGAACGCCGCGTCCCTCGCCCGGCAGTGGAATGTCGATGGTCAGCAGGATTACCGGCACCGACGATCCGTTCGATTCAGCGACCGGCGGTAAAGAATACATCGCGCCTGCGCCCGACGGGCATTCAAACACGCCTGGCTTGTTGGTGAACCGTCCGTAAGCGTCTGCCATGAAGCCGGCAGAGCGCTCGTCGCGGGCCATCACATGCCGTATTTCGCCTTCCCGGTGCTGGAGTGCTTCATAGAGCGGCACATTGGTATCTCCGGGAACACCAAAGATCGTATCAACCCCGTAGCCAATGAGCATATCTACCAGAATGTCCGCACCGCGCATTCGTCTCTCCTTTTGTCTCGCCGCGACGATCAGAATAGTGAAGCGGAGGTTTGCCGGGGACCGGCAAATCGGCGGCTTGAAGCGGCCGTAGCCGTCAATCTGCCGGCCCGGTCCTTGAGATTGCATGGAGCTGCAGTGTGCCAAGTGCATCGCAATCATGAATCTGTTGGACGAAGGAAGGATGTTACGAAAACATCCACCATGGAAAGATCGCGGCTGCAGTGGTGCGATGCCTGCGCCATTTGGCTCTATTCCCGCCGGGCTCGCGCATGGTCGAGGATATGCAGGCGGATTGCGGTATCATCGTCGTCATGATCCATCGTACTATTCGGAACCGGGTTGAGAATGTTGGCCGGTATTTCGCCATGCAGATTTCGGGCGAAATTCCCCTCATACGTTTTCACGAGTATAGATGTCGAAGGGGACGATCTTTGTGTAGCTGGCATTCTCCGCCTTGGCTCCGGTGGCCATGACCATGCCTTTCATCGTTTCGCCGGCGAGGCGGGTGAGTGGATGGGCGATGGATAGAGTGAGCGTTCCATCGAGCAGAGCCGCCTTCACATTGTCCATGAGTTCGTAGCCGACGACGGCCAGGGTGCCGGCCCGTCCGGTCGTACGCAGAGCCGCCAGCACGCCGGAAATGCCGCCGCCGGCAACGTAAAGGCCGGCAAGATCGGGATGATCCGCCAGCAGGCGTTCGGTCATTTCCTGCGCCACGGCGGAGGACTCGAAGGTCGAAAGAGGCTCGAGCAACACGAAGTCTCGGGCGTGCTCACGAAAATAAGAACGAAAGCCGGTCTCGTTCATTTCCTGATTCCGGTAGCGTGGATTGCCCATCAACAAGCCGATTTTGCCCGGGCTTTTGCAGATATGGTCAAAGGCCCAGGCCGCAGTGCGTCCAACCTTCCAGTTATCCAGCCCGATATAGTGGACCTGGCCTGTCGCGGCGACTTGCGAGATCAGCGCAAAGACGGGGATGCCTCCAGCCTGGATCTTTTCCAGCGCCTGAAGGACGATGGGATGGACTGCGGTTGTTATGCAGAGCGCATCACATTCCTCGGCCAGCGCCAGCGCCCGGTCTGCGGTGTTCTGGGGCGAGAGGTCTTCCAGATGCTCGATCCGCAGATCGAGTTCGGCGGTTTCTATCGCTGCGGCTGCCTCCTGCAAGGCCTGCGCCACGAGCTGGTAGAATGGCCGGTGCGGTTGGAGGAGCAGCACGCCGAAGCGATATTTCGGGCGGGCTGCCGCATTGCGTGCCTCGATGGCTCCAAGCCCATAGAAGCCGATGCTTTCAGCAGCAGCGCGGACCGTCTCTCGCGTCTGAGCCCGCACATTCTCCGCACCAGAGAGGACCCGATTGGCTGTCGCGATCGACACGCCTGCGGCCTCGGCGAGATTGCGGATGGTCGGTCTTCTCATAGAAGCTCCATGATACGAAATGTATTAATTTATCGACTTTCTGAGACGAATGATACGATCGTCTATGGAGAGAGAAATGCGCCTTGATTTCATGGAGGTCAAGTTGGCATTGTCCTTGCCAGAGGGCGACGGGTGAACGCGCACGCGGCTCACGGCGCTCTGGGAGAGAAATACAATCGACATCGCTGCTTATGCGCTTTGGGCCTTCGCCCGAAGAGCGCCGTGCTCTGTCCGCGCGATCTGCGGCACCTCTCTCTCATCACGAACAGGGACGCTCGATGTCCAGGAGGCATGACGATGGATGATCTCAATTACGGAACTCGGAACAAGCGCGGCGACTGGGCGCCCCATGGACGGATCGAAATTGCGCCTTTCTGGTCCTGGCCGCCGAAGATCCCGTCCGTGCTGAAGTGGGTGCCGGAATATATCTGGCCGTGGAATGCCTTTCACATGGCAACAGCACTTCTCTACTGGTTCTACGTCGTGCCTGGCGTTGACGTCATGAAGACATTAAGTTGGAGCTGGGCACTCTGGCTTTACGCGGTCAATGCGGCTGCGATCTTTGTTTTCTATGGCTCCATCGAACTCTTTTTCTACGTGAAGCGTAAGCAGGGCAATCGCTTTAAATACAACGCCAAGTTCCCGAGCGAGCAACCATCCGATGTCTTCTGGTTCAAGAGCCAGAACATCGACAATTTCCTGCGCTCGTTCTTCTTGTCGATCCCGCTGTGGACTCTCGTTGAGGTCTTGTTCCTGTGGGTGTTTGCCAACGGTTGGGTGCCTTGGCTGAGCTGGTCGGGCCATCCCTATTATCTGGCATTTCTCGTCGCCATCGCGCCGATGATCCATGAGGTCCATTTCTTCATTATTCACCGCCTCATTCATTGGGGGCCGCTTTATCGCTGGATCCATTCGGTCCACCATAATTCGGTGAACCCGTCGCCGTGGTCCTCGCTCTCCATGCATCCGGTTGAAGGCTTTCTCTATCACGCCGTTGCCCTCTGGCACCTCGTCATCCCGTCCAATCCGATAGTCGCGCTGTTCCAGCTCCACATTGCCGGCTTCGGTGCGGTCAACGGCCATATCGGTTTCGACAAGCTGGAGATCACCGAGGAGACACCGCTCGATACCCATGCCTATGCCCATTACCTGCATCACAAATACTTCGAGGTGAACTATGGCGGCGACGGGCTGATCCCGCTCGATAGGTGGTTCGGCACCTGGCACGACGGTACCAAGGAAGGTGACGTGCAGATGCAGGCCCGCTTTGCCAAAAAGAGAGAGCGCATGAACGCAAAGACGGTTCGCGCAAACTCCTGAATTCACGGAATTCCCAGATGTCCGCGAGGAGGCGGACACTCTCGGAACAAGGGCCACCACGCCCGCAGCACAATGCTTTTTAAACCCGTCGCATGACGGAAACTGGGAGGAAATTCGATGACAATGCTGACCACCATGACCAAGGCGCTCGCGACCTCGGTTGCCCTCTGTCTCACCGCAAGCGTGTTGCTTGCCGCCGACATTGCCGTCGTCGGCGGCAAGACCGACGACGCCTTCTGGAGCAAGATCAAGAAAGGAGTGGACGACAGCCGCCTCGTCGTAGCGGCGAACGGCGGCAAGGTGACCTATCTCCAGCTACAGACCTACGACAATCTCGGTCCAGACGCCGCCGGTCTTGTGCGCACCGCCATCAGCCAGGGCGTCAAGGGTCTCGTCGTTCCCAACTGGGTGCCGGAGGCCGAAGATGAAGCGATCAAGGCCGCCGTCAGCAGTGGCATCAAAGTCATCCTCATGAATGCCGGCTCGCTCGACAAGGCGAAGGAACTCGGTGCCATCAATTATGTCGGCTCGGATGAATACCTCGCCGGGCTCGCTGGCGGACAATATTTTAGCAAGAGCGGTCAGAAAAAGGTGCTCTGCGTCAACACGCTGCCCGGCAGCGCCAACCAGGAAGCACGCTGCAAGGGTGTAATCGACGGTATCGGCAAGGCCGGTGGTGCAGGCAAGCAGCTGCCGCTGCCGGCGACCAGCTTCGGAGACCCCACTGCGATTGCCGAAGCCGTCAAGGCGACGCTGACACAGGACAGCGCGATCGACGGCGTCATCACGATCGGTGCGGGCGACGCGGATGCGGCGGCAAGTGGTATCCAGCAGGCCGGCAAAGCCGAAACCGTGAAGCTTGGCTCCTTCGACTTCAATCAGGCGGGGCTCGACCGCATCAAAAGCGGTGCGCAGCTCTTCGCTATCGATCAGCAGCCCTATCTTCAGTCGCTGCTCTCCGTTTCCCTGTTGGCATCCAATATCGATTTTGGCACTGACCTGCCGGTGAAACCGGTCTTGACCGGACCGGGCATTGTGGACGCCTCAAATATCGAAACGACGCTTGCAGGCGTGTCTAAGGGCGCGCGCTGAGCTGCGCGCTTCCAGGTTGCTCCCTGTGACCTCCCCAGGGAGCAACCATAGCCACAACACGGCACAGCCCGCGAAGGGGAATCATCATGAATTCGAAAACCGCAACTCAACCGATCGCCATGGCGCAGACGCTGCCTCCTGCACGGGCCGCTGGTATATCCATCGGCGGACTGTTCCGCCGGCCCGAAGCAGGCGCCTTTCTCGGCCTTTTCGGCGTCTTCATCTTCTTCCTCGTCTTCGGGAGCATCGATTTCCTGAAGCCGACGGGTGCTGCGAGCTGGCTGAACGTCGCGGCCAATCTCGGCATCGTCGCCTTCCCGATTGGCCTGCTGATGATCGCCGGTGAGCTTGATATTTCCATCGGTTCGATGATCCCCGCCGGTTCCATGACGGTTGCGATCATATCGGGCTATTATGATCTGCCGATCTGGCTCGGTATTGCAGCTTCGCTCGCTTTTGGCGTCATCGTCGGCCTTATCAACGGCATCCTTGTCGTGCGAACCAACGTGCCCTCATTGATCGTTACCCTCGGAACTCTTTTTGCCGTGGCGGGTCTGGTGCTTGGCCTTTCGGTGCTGCTTACCGGCACGACGAGTGTCGCCATCAAGGCGCCGGAGCTGGCAAAGTTCCTCTTTGGCCACTTCGTTGCCAACACGTTCCAGGTTATCATCTTCTGGTGGCTGGCGCTGACGGCACTCTACATCTACGTCGTTCATTATTCGATCTATGGCAACTGGATCTTCGCCATGGGTGGCGACAGGATCAGCGCCCGCAACGCCGGTATTCCAACGACAAAGCTGACCATCGCCCTGTTCGTGCTCTCGTCGACCAGTGCCTCTTTCGTCGGGATGTGTCAGGCGATCTTGTTCAACTCCGCCCAGGTCTCGGCTGGCATGTCCTTCATCTTCAACTCGATCATATCGGTGGTCGTGGGTGGCGTATTGTTGACCGGCGGCTTCGGCTCCATCGTCGGGATCTTTTTCGGCACCATCACCTTTGCCGTCGTCAATCAGGGTATCTACTTCACATCGTTCGACCGCAACTGGTCGAGCCTCATTATCGGCGTGATGCTTCTGCTTGCCGTATTGATGAACAACACCTTCCGCAGCATGGCGCTCTCCTATTCGCCGAAGAAGAAGTGAGGTCGGCCATGTCTACCCCCATTCTGAAACTCAGAAACATTTGCAAGTCCTTCGGTCCCATCGATGTCCTCACCGATATTTCCCTGGATATCCGTCCTGGCGAGGTACTCTGCCTGCTCGGCGACAATGGTGCGGGCAAGTCGACGCTGATCAAGACATTGTCGGGCGTCTATCGTCCGAACTCCGGTACAATCGAGATGGACGGGAAACCCATCGAATTCACCGGTCCGCGGGACGCCAGCAGCCGCGGCATCGCGACAGTCCATCAGTTCGGCGGCACGTTTCCCTTGATGAGCATCGGCCGCAGTTTCTTCGTCGGTGTCGAACCGACCAAGGGCTGGGGACCATTCAAGATCTTTGACCGCAGACGAGCAAACGAGATTGCGGTCAAGGCCATCCGAGACTTTGGCATCACGCGTATCGACGATGGCGACCGGCTGGTCGGCGGGCTGTCGGGCGGGGAGCGGCAGTCGCTCGCCATTGCCCGTGCCGTCCATTTCGGCGCGAAGGTGCTGATCCTCGACGAACCGACTGCAGCGCTTGGCGTGAAGCAGGCGACCCACGTGCTCCGGATCGTCAACGAAGCCAAGCGCCGGGGCCTGGCGGTCGTCTTCATCACCCACCAGGTCATGCACGCCATGGCGGTGGGCGATCATTTCGCGGTGCTGATCCGCGGCGCGATCGCCGCCGATTTCCGTAAGGGAGAGAAGACGCGCGAGGAAATCACCGACCTCATGGCGGGTGGCGAGACGATGGCGGAACTCGAAGCCCAGATCGATGGCTATATGACGACCCATGACGGTCATGCGCCGCAGCTTTCCGGTGCGGCGGGTTAGCCTGCTGACCCTCAGGAACCGAAATGCAAAAAGGATGAAATGATGGGGACCTGGACCCGCGCGTGCGCAGCCGAGGATGTCGAACTCGAAGACCTTTACCGTTTCGATAGTGGCGGGCGCACCTTTTTGCTGATCCGCAGTCCCGAGGACGAGTTCTTCTGCATCGATGGCATCTGTACCCATGAACGGGTGCATCTTGCCGATGGCCTCGTCATGGACGGCATCATCGAATGTCCGAAGCACAACGCGCACTTCGACTACAAGACCGGCGAGGCGACCCGGGCGCCTGCCTGCATCAACCTCAAGACCTGGCCGGTCCGCATCGAGAACGGCGATATTTTCGTAGAGATCTGACGATATGACACAGTTTGCATTGGCGGCTTGCGCCGAAATGATCTGGCGGGACCGCCCCATCGAATGGCGCGCGTCTCGCCTCAAGGAAATGGGGTTCGGCGTCGGCCTCTGGAACTGGCCGCAGCATGATCTTGCCAAGCTAGAAGCGACCGGGGCGGCCTTCACCATCATGAACGGCTATCTCACCGGCCGCCTTACGGACGACGAGGGGGCCGATGAGCTTCTGCGGACCGCGCGCGAAACGGCTGAGGTCGGCAAGCGCCTCGGCGTCCAGCGCCTCAACCTGCATGGCACGGGCCTTGGTGAGGGCGGGCTTCCCGTCCAGCCGATCGAGGTCGTGACCGGCGCCATGTGGTTGAAGGCACGCGACACGCTCCGCCGCGTCGTCGACATGGCGGAGGAGAAAGGCGTTACCTTCACGCTGGAAAACCTGAACCTGCCGGTTGACCACCCTGGCGTCCCCTTTGCCCGTGCCGAAGATACGCTTGCCCTGGTGTCGAGCATCGACCATCCGCGGCTCCGGCTCAATCTTGACCTTTATCATGCGCAGATCGGCGAGGGGAACCTGATCGAACTTTGCCGCAAGTGCTTGCCCTTCATCGGTGAAATTCAGGTGGCCGATGTTCCCGGCCGCTGCGAACCCGGCACCGGCGAGGTGAACTGGCATGGCATCGCCAAGGCTCTCAAGGCGATGGGCTATGCCGGACCGGTCGGCATGGAGGCCTTCGCCTCCGGCGATCCGGAAGCGGCTCTCGAAGCTTTCCGCAACGCATTCACGGTATAGTTCCATGGTTCATAAGAATACCCGTCCGACCGTCGCCGACATTCGTGCCATGAAGGCGCGGGGCGAAAAGATTTCCATGCTCTATGTCACGACGCCGGAGGAGGCTGCGGCCGCTGACGCCGCGGGTATCCACATGCTTTCGATCGAAGGTCGTTTCTTCTCGCCGGAGATGCGCGCAGCGGCGGGGCGCTGCTTCGTGCAGGTCGGCCTTCCCTATGGCGGATGGGGCAAATTCGAGGGCCGGCCGCTTGCGACCGCCGAGGACTATCTGCGCGCCGCCTTTCATTTTTCCGCCATGGGGGGAGATTGCTTCTACTGCGCGGCATCGCTGGATATCCAGAAAATGCTTTGCGACAACCACGTCCCGATCGTCGCCCATGTCGGGTTGATTCCCTCCTACATTACCTGGACAGGGTTTCGAGCGGTGGGCAAGACGGCACAGGAGGCGCTTGACGTCTTCCGGCACGTCAA contains these protein-coding regions:
- a CDS encoding sterol desaturase family protein encodes the protein MDDLNYGTRNKRGDWAPHGRIEIAPFWSWPPKIPSVLKWVPEYIWPWNAFHMATALLYWFYVVPGVDVMKTLSWSWALWLYAVNAAAIFVFYGSIELFFYVKRKQGNRFKYNAKFPSEQPSDVFWFKSQNIDNFLRSFFLSIPLWTLVEVLFLWVFANGWVPWLSWSGHPYYLAFLVAIAPMIHEVHFFIIHRLIHWGPLYRWIHSVHHNSVNPSPWSSLSMHPVEGFLYHAVALWHLVIPSNPIVALFQLHIAGFGAVNGHIGFDKLEITEETPLDTHAYAHYLHHKYFEVNYGGDGLIPLDRWFGTWHDGTKEGDVQMQARFAKKRERMNAKTVRANS
- a CDS encoding substrate-binding domain-containing protein, producing MTKALATSVALCLTASVLLAADIAVVGGKTDDAFWSKIKKGVDDSRLVVAANGGKVTYLQLQTYDNLGPDAAGLVRTAISQGVKGLVVPNWVPEAEDEAIKAAVSSGIKVILMNAGSLDKAKELGAINYVGSDEYLAGLAGGQYFSKSGQKKVLCVNTLPGSANQEARCKGVIDGIGKAGGAGKQLPLPATSFGDPTAIAEAVKATLTQDSAIDGVITIGAGDADAAASGIQQAGKAETVKLGSFDFNQAGLDRIKSGAQLFAIDQQPYLQSLLSVSLLASNIDFGTDLPVKPVLTGPGIVDASNIETTLAGVSKGAR
- a CDS encoding LacI family DNA-binding transcriptional regulator — translated: MRRPTIRNLAEAAGVSIATANRVLSGAENVRAQTRETVRAAAESIGFYGLGAIEARNAAARPKYRFGVLLLQPHRPFYQLVAQALQEAAAAIETAELDLRIEHLEDLSPQNTADRALALAEECDALCITTAVHPIVLQALEKIQAGGIPVFALISQVAATGQVHYIGLDNWKVGRTAAWAFDHICKSPGKIGLLMGNPRYRNQEMNETGFRSYFREHARDFVLLEPLSTFESSAVAQEMTERLLADHPDLAGLYVAGGGISGVLAALRTTGRAGTLAVVGYELMDNVKAALLDGTLTLSIAHPLTRLAGETMKGMVMATGAKAENASYTKIVPFDIYTRENV
- a CDS encoding aspartate/glutamate racemase family protein; translation: MSVSSGALGIIMLDTTFERPPGDVGNAASWRFPVRFRRVRGASVSLVVRAGGEGLVDDFVAAGRELISEGCSAIITSCGFMARHQRKLAEALGVPVAASSLMQLPMVEMALGTGLRPGVITYDAASLGPEVFEACGADPSVPVRGVPAGGAFHALIEGSAAYDHAALETEVIDAARRLVAEHPSVGAIVLECTNMPPFAQAISAALDLPVFDILTLGEWLFTSTSPRTFRRAEQSAL
- a CDS encoding LysR substrate-binding domain-containing protein, whose translation is MRRFLPSLSALHAFDASVRHLSFTKAAEDMGITQSGISRQIKNLEDFLGLTLFERAGPKLILTEEGARYYDEISRLLDKLEDVSIDAVRGRKAQSMLKIGFPPTLMRRWGAAMLTAFAAAHPQTWFEVYPCRHDLDFAASELDLAFLRGTGNWSGARSQLLFDEELIVVGAPKLVPSGGLPNDEALLEYPLIQNSSRPSLWLHWLRGAGVHYKSRIYGPRLPNFDMILECALSGMGLAVVPELHVRTELAAGILKPALSRLQTSGEGFYLCFPQARMNSANVRIFRDWFATEFTRRRQFLPLVYPLDQK
- a CDS encoding thiamine pyrophosphate-binding protein; translated protein: MRGADILVDMLIGYGVDTIFGVPGDTNVPLYEALQHREGEIRHVMARDERSAGFMADAYGRFTNKPGVFECPSGAGAMYSLPPVAESNGSSVPVILLTIDIPLPGEGRGVLTELDCAKLFEPVTKLSVQVKTPEKLPEIIRRAFRVACSGKPGAVHLQIPEDMLLAEIDLTRISLHVEEECRTFPAYPTLPPRAKLEGLLELLSKAERPLIVAGGGVNRARAGDEITRLAEKFNVPMCTTMTGQGAIDDDHRLAIGVIGDNGYHPHANWALEHSDFTLFVGSRIGSVVTIGWTFPRITLNRRLAQIDISPEIMANNYENLLSIQGDALLVLKELLELKASIEPARHEAWVSELNRRRQVFWEHAEEALSDERVPLRPERAVRAFNQALQSSGKPALIYSDAGTPTPYMTRFLKINDRETRFAIPRAFGGLGSALPATVGAWRADPSKRPIGLFGDGSFGMTVGELETLVRLQVPAILILFNNGTFGWIKGLHRLKGHNQCFGVDFLAPRGQAIAEAYGLKAWTAKTASQLDGALAAAFAQDDGPCFIDIHVESIADRVPPVYSWLLKRGEDPLELKPVEKTYF
- a CDS encoding Lrp/AsnC family transcriptional regulator, with translation MTKLLLIGMNKSHEEPIFQCFSLGKFSPSLPAQKSGNDMDYGDSIDRNLLSILEENARVTASELARRVGLARSSVQERIERLERRGVILGYRAIVGRREIDQSVAAYIFITTALRATRRLFTVLRGYPEISTADAISGPANILCRVNVNFLEDLEALIEELARIEEIESVTYSVVLSNKINRENALIARKAQ
- a CDS encoding transporter substrate-binding domain-containing protein — translated: MNRRDFGRVMLLAGTAALLPPSALLAATEGPTLEAIRARGALRIGVFAGTEPYYHKNLATGEWEGFCVAMGHDLAQYIGVKLELVETTWGNSVIDLQSNKIDIMFGLSNSPERAKVVDFTKALMDNTFTLVARKDLEVTKWEEMNKPEMRVAVDLGSTQDNFARKNLPNCTLVALKSADETILALQSGRADAIIQVALLAVVTTKHLAPNVKLIIPDPHGSQPTTIGVRRDPNGEFRDYVDAWLAERRGQGKVSSWIVDSLALVGVDKAALPANLTF
- a CDS encoding ABC transporter permease; the protein is MAQTLPPARAAGISIGGLFRRPEAGAFLGLFGVFIFFLVFGSIDFLKPTGAASWLNVAANLGIVAFPIGLLMIAGELDISIGSMIPAGSMTVAIISGYYDLPIWLGIAASLAFGVIVGLINGILVVRTNVPSLIVTLGTLFAVAGLVLGLSVLLTGTTSVAIKAPELAKFLFGHFVANTFQVIIFWWLALTALYIYVVHYSIYGNWIFAMGGDRISARNAGIPTTKLTIALFVLSSTSASFVGMCQAILFNSAQVSAGMSFIFNSIISVVVGGVLLTGGFGSIVGIFFGTITFAVVNQGIYFTSFDRNWSSLIIGVMLLLAVLMNNTFRSMALSYSPKKK
- a CDS encoding ATP-binding cassette domain-containing protein: MSTPILKLRNICKSFGPIDVLTDISLDIRPGEVLCLLGDNGAGKSTLIKTLSGVYRPNSGTIEMDGKPIEFTGPRDASSRGIATVHQFGGTFPLMSIGRSFFVGVEPTKGWGPFKIFDRRRANEIAVKAIRDFGITRIDDGDRLVGGLSGGERQSLAIARAVHFGAKVLILDEPTAALGVKQATHVLRIVNEAKRRGLAVVFITHQVMHAMAVGDHFAVLIRGAIAADFRKGEKTREEITDLMAGGETMAELEAQIDGYMTTHDGHAPQLSGAAG